A segment of the Dehalococcoidia bacterium genome:
GATGAGCGCCTTGCGCTCAGGAATGGACCCATCCTTAAGGAAGTCCCGGAAGTCTGCCACGTATTCCCTGATCACGTCTGTTGTGAGAAGCCTCACCCTACGTTGCTCAAGCTGCGCCTTGGCGTCGTCTCTCGCAGACTCCAACTGCTCCTCACGATGCCTCAGAGAGAAGATGCGGGGCGATAGGACCTCCAGCCAGGGTCAGATCGCTCGTTTCAATGGCCTCGTAGAGTTTCTCCAGCCGCTTCCTAACGTCCGCTAGCTCCGCTTCGACGACCTCCAGTCTGCCGGACATCTCACCGGCAATGGCGTCGATCTCCTCCGCCACCAGCGACACCAACTCCACGATGGTCTCCTCGTTGAGGATGCGCTCCCTGATCTTCTCGACCACGAACGCCTCCAGCTTCGGGGCGTTCAGGTAGCGGGCGCTGCATGTCCCGGCGCCCTCCCGATGGAGGGTGCCGCATATGTAGTAGGCGAACTTGCCGCTTTTGGCTCCCTGGGCCGAATAGGGCCTGCCGCAGACCCCGCACCTGAGCAGCCCGCTCAGCAGGAACTTGCTCCCCACTCTCGCGGGCCTCTGCACCTTAGGAGCCCGGTCCCGCATTGCCTGCTGAACGTCGTCGAACAGCTCCCTCGAAACCAGCGCGGGCCAGGCTCCCTCAACCCTCACCGGGTCGGCGGCCTTATCTCCCTTCGATGTGCGACCCCAGACGGAGGTTCCCGTGTAGGCTTCGTTCGTCAGCAGGTAGTGAAGACTTCCCTTTTTCCAGCGGTTGCCTTTGTTGGTGATGCCCCAGTCGTTCAGGGCCTTGCATATCTCCTTGAGGCCGTTGCCACGAAGGGAGCTCTCGAAACTCTCCTTTACCACCGGAGCGGTTGCGCTATCAACCTCAAGGGTGGGCCTCTCTTTCGCGCTGTCGCTGACCTTGACTCTCTTGTAGCCGAATGGGGCTCTGGAAGCCATGTAGAAGCCCCGCGATGCGGCCTCC
Coding sequences within it:
- a CDS encoding recombinase family protein, coding for MDEAESGRVADRPQFRNMIEEGSNPKAPFEVILVWKFSRFTRKREHAVAFKSMLRRKGIRVVSITEHADDSPTGKLMEAIIESVDEFYSENLAQDVVRGMREAASRGFYMASRAPFGYKRVKVSDSAKERPTLEVDSATAPVVKESFESSLRGNGLKEICKALNDWGITNKGNRWKKGSLHYLLTNEAYTGTSVWGRTSKGDKAADPVRVEGAWPALVSRELFDDVQQAMRDRAPKVQRPARVGSKFLLSGLLRCGVCGRPYSAQGAKSGKFAYYICGTLHREGAGTCSARYLNAPKLEAFVVEKIRERILNEETIVELVSLVAEEIDAIAGEMSGRLEVVEAELADVRKRLEKLYEAIETSDLTLAGGPIAPHLLSEAS